In Roseisolibacter agri, a genomic segment contains:
- the otsB gene encoding trehalose-phosphatase translates to MSAPTAALAAAFGEHALQRVAAASPLLALFDIDGTLAPLAPRPQDARVPEDARRALARLAAAPGVYVGLVTGRGADDGARLVGLPGLWVVGNHGVETVDPDGTRHIAPEVLPFAERVARAADALAGPVAAVPGALLEDKTWSLSVHWRLADPASVPALAAAVHAAAAQEGLRVHEGKMIHEVKIDAEVDKGTASLALARRLGALGPEGLVLFIGDDRTDEDAFRRLRGASAHALTIRVGTAEQETHAAWRVDAPTDVHALLDRLLALRGA, encoded by the coding sequence GTGAGCGCGCCGACCGCGGCCCTCGCCGCGGCGTTCGGTGAGCACGCGCTGCAGCGCGTCGCGGCCGCGTCGCCGCTGCTGGCGCTGTTCGACATCGACGGCACGCTGGCGCCGCTCGCGCCACGCCCGCAGGACGCGCGCGTGCCCGAGGACGCCCGGCGCGCGCTCGCTCGCCTCGCTGCCGCACCGGGCGTCTACGTCGGACTCGTCACGGGGCGCGGCGCGGACGACGGCGCGCGGCTGGTCGGCCTCCCGGGCCTCTGGGTCGTCGGCAACCACGGCGTCGAGACCGTCGATCCGGACGGCACCCGCCACATCGCGCCCGAGGTGCTCCCGTTCGCCGAGCGGGTCGCGCGCGCGGCGGACGCGCTCGCGGGGCCGGTGGCTGCCGTTCCCGGCGCGCTGCTCGAGGACAAGACGTGGAGCCTGTCGGTCCACTGGCGCCTCGCCGATCCCGCGTCCGTTCCCGCGCTCGCCGCGGCGGTCCACGCCGCCGCCGCGCAGGAGGGGCTGCGGGTGCACGAGGGGAAGATGATCCACGAGGTGAAGATCGACGCCGAGGTCGACAAGGGCACCGCGTCGCTCGCGCTGGCGCGACGGCTCGGCGCGCTCGGACCCGAGGGGCTCGTGCTCTTCATCGGCGACGACCGCACCGACGAGGACGCGTTCCGGCGCCTGCGCGGCGCGTCGGCCCACGCGCTCACCATCCGGGTCGGGACGGCGGAGCAGGAGACGCACGCCGCGTGGCGGGTGGACGCTCCCACCGACGTGCACGCGCTCCTCGACCGGCTGCTGGCGCTGCGCGGAGCGTGA
- a CDS encoding CaiB/BaiF CoA transferase family protein, with protein sequence MLLSGIRVLDLSRVLAGPLCTMLLGDLGADVLKVERPGEGDETRAWGPPFDERGESAYYLSINRNKLGLAADLDRPEDQALIRGLIADADVVVDNFRRGALARRGLDPATLLAAHPRLVWCTISGFGPDSDRPGYDFVLQAERGWMSLNGDPDGPPFRAPIAVTDVLTGKDAAIAVLGALVGRGGPRAPLPPGERHVQVSLAASGTAGLVNVAQNALVSGREPQRWGNAHANLAPYQLFDAADRAIVVAVGNDGQWRACAAALDVPELGRDPRFATNPARLANREALIAAMDARLQTRPAAEWLARLDAVGVPAGVVQTVLEALREVDASPLTGVAPSVPGSVRLPPPRLDEHGALVRARGWAAFAGGGAAA encoded by the coding sequence ATGCTCCTGTCCGGCATCCGCGTCCTCGACCTGAGCCGCGTGCTCGCGGGCCCGCTCTGCACGATGCTGCTGGGCGACCTGGGCGCCGACGTCCTCAAGGTCGAGCGGCCGGGCGAGGGCGACGAGACGCGCGCCTGGGGCCCGCCGTTCGACGAGCGCGGCGAGAGCGCGTACTACCTCAGCATCAACCGCAACAAGCTCGGCCTCGCCGCCGACCTGGACCGCCCCGAGGATCAGGCCCTCATTCGCGGCCTGATCGCCGACGCCGACGTCGTCGTCGACAACTTCAGGCGCGGTGCGCTCGCCCGCCGCGGGCTCGACCCGGCGACGCTGCTGGCGGCGCACCCCAGGCTGGTCTGGTGCACCATCTCCGGCTTCGGCCCCGACAGCGACCGACCCGGCTACGACTTCGTGCTGCAGGCCGAGCGCGGGTGGATGTCGCTCAACGGCGACCCGGACGGGCCGCCGTTCCGGGCGCCGATCGCCGTCACCGACGTCCTCACCGGCAAGGATGCCGCGATCGCCGTTCTCGGGGCGCTCGTCGGGCGCGGCGGACCGCGGGCGCCGCTGCCGCCCGGCGAGCGGCACGTGCAGGTCTCGCTGGCGGCGAGCGGGACCGCCGGGCTGGTGAACGTCGCCCAGAACGCGCTCGTGAGCGGGCGCGAGCCGCAGCGCTGGGGGAACGCCCACGCCAACCTGGCGCCCTACCAGCTGTTCGACGCCGCCGACCGCGCGATCGTCGTCGCGGTCGGCAACGACGGGCAGTGGCGCGCCTGCGCGGCCGCGCTCGACGTCCCGGAGCTGGGGCGCGACCCGCGCTTCGCCACCAACCCGGCCCGGCTGGCCAACCGCGAGGCGCTGATCGCCGCGATGGATGCGCGGCTCCAGACGCGCCCGGCGGCCGAGTGGCTGGCCCGGCTCGACGCGGTCGGGGTGCCGGCCGGCGTCGTCCAGACCGTGCTCGAGGCGCTGCGCGAGGTCGACGCCTCTCCCCTCACCGGCGTGGCGCCGAGCGTCCCGGGGAGCGTCCGGCTCCCCCCGCCGCGGCTGGACGAGCATGGCGCTCTCGTGCGTGCCCGCGGCTGGGCGGCCTTCGCCGGGGGCGGCGCGGCGGCCTGA
- a CDS encoding RNA polymerase sigma factor, translating to MQTTVQGTTTDPADADQQIIASVLAGDRDAFSVLIQRYSDPLYRHALGMTGSPDVAEDILQQSFIKAYHHLAEVRGRFDAWLFRIVANGCKDWLKNIRRTHVSYEEDDQPSNYATPDEDLDRSELRRDLDQALAHLAPSLREAFVMKHVEGRSYEEMADLLGTTVGALKMRVHRAREALQALLEEKYA from the coding sequence GTGCAGACCACGGTACAGGGCACGACGACCGATCCCGCGGACGCGGATCAGCAGATCATTGCGAGCGTGCTCGCGGGCGACCGCGACGCGTTCTCCGTCCTCATCCAGCGATACAGCGATCCGCTGTACCGTCACGCGTTGGGGATGACCGGCAGTCCGGACGTCGCGGAGGACATTCTCCAACAGTCGTTCATCAAGGCGTACCACCATCTCGCCGAGGTGCGCGGGCGTTTCGACGCCTGGCTGTTCCGAATCGTGGCGAATGGGTGCAAGGATTGGCTCAAGAACATCCGGCGCACCCACGTCAGCTACGAGGAAGACGACCAGCCGTCCAACTACGCGACCCCCGACGAGGACCTCGACCGCTCCGAGCTGCGACGCGACCTGGACCAGGCCCTGGCCCATCTCGCTCCCAGTCTCCGTGAGGCGTTCGTCATGAAGCACGTCGAGGGACGGTCGTACGAGGAGATGGCGGACCTGCTGGGGACCACCGTGGGAGCCCTGAAGATGCGCGTTCACCGAGCACGCGAGGCGCTCCAGGCACTGCTCGAGGAGAAATACGCCTGA
- the lpdA gene encoding dihydrolipoyl dehydrogenase has translation MADTNTSAPDVLVLGGGPGGYVAAIRAAQLGLQVVCVEMDRTLGGTCVNVGCIPSKALLQSSEHYEFARLHAQEHGVRYEGVGFDLATMMKRKDDVVGANTKGVEFLFKKNKVTWAKGRGTVVQAGAGGNVVEVRGEDGAVTRFAPKHVILATGSVPIELPFLKFDEERVLSNVGALKIPEVPKRLIVIGGGVIGLELGSVWRRLGAEVTVVELAPTILPGNDEDIVKEATRVFTKQGLVLKTGVRVTGGGREGDVVRITVDRDGQSETLEADYVLVSVGRRPALHGVDAQALGLELGQRGEVAVDHQMRTSIPTVFAIGDVVGGKLLAHKAEEEGVVAAEVIAGKPVEMHYRSMPSVVYTWPEVATVGLAEHEVKAEGRKYKVGKFPFSANGRARTMGETTGLVKFIADAETDELLGCHMLGANVSDLIQEVVLGFEYRASSEDIGITVHSHPTLSETVKEAALAVMGRAIHI, from the coding sequence ATGGCCGATACCAATACGTCCGCCCCCGACGTCCTCGTCCTCGGCGGTGGCCCCGGCGGCTACGTCGCCGCCATCCGCGCCGCGCAGCTCGGGCTGCAGGTCGTCTGCGTCGAGATGGACCGGACGCTCGGCGGCACGTGCGTCAACGTCGGCTGCATCCCGTCCAAGGCGCTGCTGCAGTCGTCGGAGCACTACGAGTTCGCGCGCCTGCACGCCCAGGAGCACGGCGTGCGCTACGAGGGCGTCGGCTTCGACCTCGCGACGATGATGAAGCGCAAGGACGACGTCGTGGGGGCGAACACGAAGGGCGTCGAGTTCCTGTTCAAGAAGAACAAGGTCACCTGGGCGAAGGGGCGCGGCACCGTCGTGCAGGCGGGCGCCGGCGGCAACGTCGTCGAGGTGCGGGGCGAGGACGGCGCGGTCACGCGCTTCGCGCCGAAGCACGTCATCCTCGCCACGGGCTCGGTGCCGATCGAGCTGCCGTTCCTCAAGTTCGACGAGGAGCGCGTGCTCTCGAACGTCGGCGCGCTCAAGATCCCGGAGGTGCCGAAGCGCCTGATCGTCATCGGCGGCGGCGTCATCGGGCTGGAGCTCGGCTCCGTGTGGCGCCGGCTGGGCGCCGAGGTGACGGTCGTCGAGCTCGCGCCGACGATCCTCCCCGGCAACGACGAGGACATCGTGAAGGAGGCCACCAGGGTCTTCACGAAGCAGGGCCTCGTGCTGAAGACCGGCGTGCGCGTCACGGGCGGCGGGCGCGAGGGCGACGTCGTCCGCATCACGGTCGACAGGGACGGCCAGTCGGAGACGCTCGAGGCGGACTACGTGCTCGTCTCGGTCGGCCGCCGGCCGGCGCTGCACGGCGTCGACGCGCAGGCGCTCGGCCTCGAGCTCGGCCAGCGTGGTGAGGTCGCGGTCGACCACCAGATGCGCACCTCGATCCCCACGGTGTTCGCAATCGGCGACGTGGTGGGCGGCAAGCTCCTCGCCCACAAGGCGGAGGAGGAGGGCGTCGTGGCGGCCGAGGTGATCGCCGGCAAGCCGGTCGAGATGCACTACCGCTCGATGCCGTCGGTGGTCTACACGTGGCCCGAGGTCGCCACGGTCGGCCTCGCGGAGCACGAGGTGAAGGCCGAGGGGCGCAAGTACAAGGTCGGCAAGTTCCCGTTCAGCGCCAACGGCCGCGCCCGCACGATGGGCGAGACGACGGGCCTGGTGAAGTTCATCGCCGACGCCGAGACGGACGAGCTGCTGGGCTGCCACATGCTGGGCGCCAACGTCTCCGACCTGATCCAGGAGGTCGTGCTCGGCTTCGAGTACCGCGCGTCGTCCGAGGACATCGGCATCACGGTGCACTCGCACCCGACGCTGTCGGAGACGGTGAAGGAGGCGGCGCTGGCGGTGATGGGGCGCGCCATCCACATCTGA
- the odhB gene encoding 2-oxoglutarate dehydrogenase complex dihydrolipoyllysine-residue succinyltransferase, with amino-acid sequence MIAIKVPPLGESIVEATISRWLKREGDAVTAGETLVELETDKITVEVPALAAGVLTKRLKNEGDVVAVDEQLAEIDETAVAAGAPAASAAAAPSASAPAPTATQPAGEATAAAAGAASGTEVKSSPAARRLATESGVDLASVAGTGRGGVVSKPDVVQAAAQGAKPAAAPAPAAAPAPARPAAAGGNGSGPRETREKMTTRRKRIAENLLASQQQTAHLTTFNEIDMTAVTQLRERVRERVEKEHGVRLSFMPFFVKAAVMALQQYPTVNGKIEGDSIVLHHYVNMGIAVASDAGLVVPNIKDADRKGVLEISRDIVAVAKRARDGKLTMDDLTGGTFTITNGGVFGSLVSTPIINYPQVGILGLHKVQDRPVAIDGRVEIRPMMYIALSYDHRLIDGQQAVLFLVRIKELMEDPAAMLIA; translated from the coding sequence ATGATCGCGATCAAGGTGCCGCCCCTCGGCGAGTCCATCGTCGAGGCGACGATCTCGCGCTGGTTGAAGCGCGAGGGCGACGCGGTGACGGCGGGTGAGACGCTCGTCGAGCTCGAGACGGACAAGATCACCGTCGAGGTGCCGGCGCTCGCCGCGGGCGTGCTCACGAAGCGCCTGAAGAACGAGGGCGACGTGGTGGCGGTCGACGAGCAGCTGGCCGAGATCGACGAGACGGCCGTCGCGGCGGGTGCTCCCGCGGCGAGTGCCGCCGCCGCGCCGTCGGCTTCGGCTCCGGCGCCCACCGCGACGCAGCCCGCGGGTGAGGCCACCGCCGCGGCCGCGGGCGCCGCATCGGGCACCGAGGTGAAGTCGTCGCCGGCCGCGCGCCGTCTGGCCACCGAGTCGGGCGTCGACCTCGCGAGCGTGGCCGGGACCGGCCGCGGTGGCGTCGTGAGCAAGCCGGACGTCGTGCAGGCGGCGGCGCAGGGCGCAAAGCCGGCGGCGGCTCCCGCACCTGCCGCGGCGCCGGCTCCGGCGCGTCCGGCGGCGGCCGGCGGCAACGGCAGCGGCCCGCGCGAGACGCGCGAGAAGATGACGACGCGCCGCAAGCGCATCGCCGAGAACCTGCTCGCGTCGCAGCAGCAGACCGCGCACCTGACGACGTTCAACGAGATCGACATGACCGCCGTCACGCAGCTCCGCGAGCGCGTGCGCGAGCGCGTCGAGAAGGAGCACGGCGTGCGCCTCTCCTTCATGCCGTTCTTCGTGAAGGCCGCGGTGATGGCGCTGCAGCAGTACCCGACGGTGAACGGCAAGATCGAGGGCGACTCGATCGTGCTGCACCACTACGTGAACATGGGCATCGCCGTCGCCAGCGACGCGGGCCTCGTGGTGCCGAACATCAAGGACGCCGACCGCAAGGGCGTCCTCGAGATCAGCCGCGACATCGTCGCCGTCGCCAAGCGCGCGCGCGACGGCAAGCTGACGATGGACGACCTCACCGGCGGCACGTTCACGATCACCAACGGCGGCGTCTTCGGCTCGCTCGTCTCGACGCCGATCATCAACTACCCGCAGGTCGGCATCCTCGGGCTGCACAAGGTGCAGGACCGCCCCGTCGCGATCGACGGCCGGGTCGAGATCCGCCCGATGATGTACATCGCGCTGTCGTACGACCACCGCCTCATCGACGGCCAGCAGGCCGTGCTCTTCCTCGTCCGGATCAAGGAGCTGATGGAAGATCCGGCCGCGATGCTGATCGCGTAA
- a CDS encoding zinc-binding dehydrogenase gives MRALTLAGHGSLDHLAYRDDLPEPAPPGPREVLVRIEAAALNHLDLYMVGGLPGITIVPPFVVGSDGAGIVEAVGSEVAHVRPGDRVAINPGASCGVCEYCLDGEEPLCPRYRIFGEHVPGFMAERVVVPGRSVHAVPDGVSAEQAAAFSLATLTAWRMVVTRAQVRPGDQLLIWGIGGGVAQAALQIAKRIGATVWVTSGSDDKLERARALGADHVLNHRTQDVPRVIREATGKRGVDVVIDSVGEATWSRSLLALGRRGRLVTCGGTSGAMVQTDVRRMFWNQWSLLGSTMGTDAEYATIIGELRAGRLLPVIDSVTPLAEGRRAYERLASGDQFGKVVVRVA, from the coding sequence ATGCGTGCTCTCACCCTCGCCGGTCACGGCTCCCTCGACCATCTCGCGTACCGCGACGACCTCCCCGAGCCCGCGCCGCCGGGGCCGCGCGAGGTGCTCGTCCGGATCGAGGCGGCGGCGCTCAACCACCTCGACCTCTACATGGTGGGCGGGCTGCCGGGGATCACGATCGTCCCGCCGTTCGTGGTCGGGTCGGACGGGGCGGGGATCGTCGAGGCGGTGGGCAGCGAGGTCGCGCACGTCCGGCCCGGCGACCGCGTCGCGATCAACCCCGGTGCGAGCTGCGGCGTGTGCGAGTACTGCCTCGACGGCGAGGAGCCGCTCTGTCCGCGCTACCGGATCTTCGGCGAGCACGTCCCCGGCTTCATGGCCGAGCGGGTGGTGGTGCCGGGGCGCAGCGTGCACGCGGTCCCCGACGGCGTGAGCGCCGAGCAGGCCGCGGCCTTCTCGCTGGCGACGCTCACCGCGTGGCGCATGGTCGTCACGCGCGCGCAGGTGCGCCCCGGCGACCAGCTGCTGATCTGGGGGATCGGCGGCGGGGTGGCGCAGGCGGCGCTGCAGATCGCCAAGCGCATCGGCGCGACGGTGTGGGTCACGAGCGGCAGCGACGACAAGCTCGAGCGCGCGCGCGCGCTGGGCGCCGACCACGTGCTGAACCACCGCACGCAGGACGTGCCGCGCGTGATCCGCGAGGCGACCGGCAAGCGCGGCGTGGACGTCGTGATCGACAGCGTGGGCGAGGCGACCTGGAGCCGCTCGCTGCTGGCGCTCGGCCGGCGCGGGCGGCTCGTGACGTGCGGCGGGACGTCGGGCGCGATGGTGCAGACCGACGTCCGCCGGATGTTCTGGAACCAGTGGTCGCTCCTCGGCTCCACGATGGGGACGGACGCCGAGTACGCGACCATCATCGGGGAGCTGCGCGCAGGGCGGCTGCTGCCCGTGATCGACTCCGTGACGCCGCTGGCCGAGGGGCGCCGCGCCTACGAGCGCCTGGCCAGCGGCGACCAGTTCGGGAAGGTCGTCGTCCGCGTCGCCTGA
- a CDS encoding mechanosensitive ion channel family protein — protein sequence MDFFARLQESFAQLGLFVPSLLGSLVILFAGYLLAKLVEKGTSRLLRRVRLNEMLERGGVLHAVERSGTQLNPARVIANLLFWFVMFAVMLIAANALGFQSLANVFSELVSYIPSVIAAIVIIIVGIVLGGFVGGLIMASAGGLHGGPTLARVGRWGVIILAVFMALQELGIATDIVTTAFAILFGAIALAMALSFGLGNRELAGEVTREWYERYKAERDAIAREAAEEEALEEAEARADETRREG from the coding sequence ATGGACTTCTTCGCCCGCCTGCAGGAAAGCTTCGCCCAGCTCGGCCTGTTCGTCCCGTCGCTCCTCGGCTCGCTCGTCATCCTGTTCGCCGGCTACCTGCTGGCGAAGCTGGTGGAGAAGGGCACGAGCCGCCTGCTCCGCCGCGTGCGGCTGAACGAGATGCTGGAGCGCGGCGGCGTGCTGCACGCCGTGGAGCGCTCGGGGACGCAGCTGAACCCCGCGCGCGTCATCGCGAACCTGCTGTTCTGGTTCGTGATGTTCGCGGTGATGCTGATCGCCGCCAACGCGCTCGGCTTCCAGTCGCTGGCGAACGTCTTCTCGGAGCTGGTGAGCTACATCCCGAGCGTGATCGCGGCGATCGTGATCATCATCGTCGGGATCGTGCTCGGCGGGTTCGTGGGTGGGCTGATCATGGCGTCGGCGGGCGGGCTGCACGGCGGGCCGACGCTGGCGCGCGTGGGCCGCTGGGGGGTGATCATCCTCGCGGTGTTCATGGCGCTGCAGGAGCTGGGGATCGCGACCGACATCGTGACGACGGCGTTCGCGATCCTGTTCGGCGCGATCGCGCTGGCGATGGCGCTCTCGTTCGGCCTCGGGAACCGCGAGCTGGCGGGCGAGGTGACGCGCGAGTGGTACGAGCGCTACAAGGCGGAGCGCGACGCGATCGCCCGCGAGGCGGCGGAGGAGGAGGCCCTCGAGGAGGCCGAGGCGCGCGCCGACGAGACGCGGCGCGAGGGCTGA
- the gyrA gene encoding DNA gyrase subunit A, giving the protein MTAPNNRERILPRLIDEEIKESFINYSMSVIVSRALPDVRDGLKPVQRRVLYAMNEIGLTPGRPYKKSATVVGDVLGKYHPHGDQSVYDALVRMVQDFSLRYPLVDGQGNFGSVDGDPAAAYRYTESRLTRAATEMLNDIDKNTVDFAPNFDDRLQEPTVLPAGIPNLMVNGSSGIAVGMATNIPPHNLREVAAALVALIDNPDLEPSAIRKHIKGPDFPTGAYIYGRQGIQDYIETGRGRVVMRARAVIEEKESSSKSQIVVTELPYQVNKARLVEQIAELHREQKVEGISALRDESDREGMRIVIELKRDAIPRVVLNQLYKHSTMQSTFGVIMLALVPDAATGRLVPKVMPVRDVLLHYINHRHDVIVRRTQFDLDKALEREHILEGLKIAVDNIDEVIKIIRAAPDTPTASGQLQRRFKLSERQAEAILNMRLAKLTGLEIDKLEEELREVRAMIADLKEILNSRPRRMQIMKDELAEVVAKYGDDRRSEITSDEGEFTIEDLIAEEDMVVTMSHSGYIKRTPVTTYRKQRRGGRGLSGQDLKDTDFIERLFIASTHDYIMIFTDDGRVFWLKVHEIPAAGRATRGKPIVNLINVSPDTGIRSMVAVREFREDQYLFFCTRNGTVKKTQLSEYGNVRATGIKAIKIEKDDALIDVQITSGTNDVVLATKHGLSIRFPESQVRDMGRDTTGVKGVDLRPDDKVVSMVVVRRIDATLLLVTEKGMGKVTDLTEYRVQGRGGKGIITGKLSDKTGGLVALMEVVQDDEIMLITKNGVIIRSAVNEVRNTGRNAQGVKLVNLDAKDFVCAVARVVSEKDENAEGLEADDSVAGDNGDNGDGAEGSDAAE; this is encoded by the coding sequence ATGACCGCTCCGAACAATCGCGAACGCATCCTTCCGCGTCTGATCGACGAGGAGATCAAGGAGTCGTTCATCAACTACTCGATGAGCGTCATCGTGTCGCGCGCACTGCCGGACGTGCGCGACGGGCTGAAGCCCGTGCAGCGACGCGTGCTGTACGCGATGAACGAGATCGGCCTCACGCCCGGGCGCCCGTACAAGAAGTCGGCGACGGTGGTGGGCGACGTGCTGGGCAAGTACCACCCGCACGGCGACCAGTCGGTGTACGACGCGCTCGTGCGCATGGTGCAGGACTTCTCGCTGCGCTATCCGCTGGTGGACGGCCAGGGGAACTTCGGCTCCGTGGACGGCGACCCGGCGGCCGCGTACCGCTACACCGAGTCGCGCCTGACGCGCGCGGCGACGGAGATGTTGAACGACATCGACAAGAACACCGTCGATTTCGCGCCCAACTTCGACGACCGGCTGCAGGAGCCGACGGTCCTCCCGGCCGGCATCCCGAACCTGATGGTGAACGGGAGCTCGGGCATCGCGGTCGGCATGGCGACCAACATCCCGCCGCACAACCTGCGCGAGGTCGCCGCGGCGCTCGTCGCGCTGATCGACAATCCGGACCTGGAGCCGTCGGCGATCCGGAAGCACATCAAGGGACCGGACTTCCCGACCGGCGCGTACATCTACGGCCGCCAGGGGATCCAGGACTACATCGAGACGGGCCGCGGCCGCGTCGTGATGCGTGCGCGCGCCGTGATCGAGGAGAAGGAGTCCTCCAGCAAGTCGCAGATCGTCGTCACGGAGCTGCCGTACCAGGTGAACAAGGCGCGCCTGGTGGAGCAGATCGCGGAGCTGCACCGCGAGCAGAAGGTCGAGGGGATCAGCGCGCTGCGCGACGAGTCGGATCGCGAGGGCATGCGCATCGTGATCGAGCTGAAGCGCGACGCCATCCCGCGCGTCGTGCTGAACCAGCTGTACAAGCACTCGACGATGCAGTCGACGTTCGGCGTCATCATGCTCGCCCTCGTGCCCGACGCGGCGACGGGGCGGCTGGTGCCGAAGGTCATGCCGGTGCGCGACGTCCTGCTGCACTACATCAACCACCGGCACGACGTCATCGTCCGGCGGACGCAGTTCGACCTCGACAAGGCGCTCGAGCGCGAGCACATCCTGGAAGGTCTGAAGATCGCCGTCGACAACATCGACGAGGTGATCAAGATCATCCGCGCCGCGCCCGACACGCCGACGGCGAGCGGGCAGCTGCAGCGCCGCTTCAAGCTCTCCGAGCGGCAGGCCGAGGCGATCCTGAACATGCGCCTCGCCAAGCTCACGGGCCTGGAGATCGACAAGCTGGAGGAGGAGCTCCGCGAGGTGCGCGCGATGATCGCGGACCTGAAGGAGATCCTCAACAGCCGGCCGCGCCGGATGCAGATCATGAAGGACGAGCTGGCGGAGGTGGTCGCGAAGTACGGCGACGACCGCCGCAGCGAGATCACGTCCGACGAGGGCGAGTTCACGATCGAGGACCTGATCGCCGAGGAGGACATGGTCGTGACCATGTCCCACTCGGGCTACATCAAGCGCACGCCGGTGACGACGTACCGCAAGCAGCGGCGCGGCGGGCGCGGGCTGTCGGGCCAGGACCTCAAGGACACCGACTTCATCGAGCGGCTCTTCATCGCGAGCACGCACGACTACATCATGATCTTCACGGACGACGGCCGGGTGTTCTGGCTGAAGGTCCACGAGATCCCGGCGGCCGGCCGCGCGACCCGCGGCAAGCCGATCGTGAACCTGATCAACGTGTCGCCCGACACGGGGATCCGGTCGATGGTGGCGGTGCGCGAGTTCCGCGAGGACCAGTACCTGTTCTTCTGCACGCGCAACGGCACGGTCAAGAAGACGCAGCTCAGCGAGTACGGGAACGTGCGCGCGACGGGCATCAAGGCGATCAAGATCGAGAAGGACGACGCCCTGATCGACGTGCAGATCACCAGCGGGACGAACGACGTGGTGCTGGCCACCAAGCACGGCCTGTCGATCCGCTTCCCGGAGTCGCAGGTGCGCGACATGGGCCGCGACACGACCGGCGTGAAGGGCGTGGACCTGCGCCCCGACGACAAGGTCGTGAGCATGGTCGTCGTGCGCCGCATCGACGCGACGCTGCTGCTCGTCACCGAGAAGGGGATGGGCAAGGTGACCGACCTGACCGAGTACCGCGTGCAGGGCCGCGGCGGCAAGGGCATCATCACCGGCAAGCTGTCCGACAAGACGGGCGGGCTGGTCGCGCTGATGGAGGTCGTGCAGGACGACGAGATCATGCTGATCACCAAGAACGGCGTGATCATCCGCTCGGCCGTCAACGAGGTGCGCAACACCGGCCGCAACGCGCAGGGCGTGAAGCTGGTGAACCTCGACGCCAAGGACTTCGTCTGCGCCGTGGCCCGGGTGGTCTCGGAGAAGGACGAGAACGCCGAGGGGCTGGAGGCCGACGACTCGGTCGCCGGCGACAACGGGGACAACGGCGACGGCGCCGAGGGGTCGGACGCGGCGGAGTGA
- a CDS encoding threonine ammonia-lyase — MTTTATPLVTLDALRAAAAALRGVAVRTPLLPADDVVPPTAGGRVWVKPEMLQRGGAFKLRGAYTFLAELPPAARARGVVAPSSGNHAQAVALAARLFGVPATVVMPTTVTPAKRAGAERLGARIELAGTTTADRMGRAMELVRESGAVLVPPYDHPTIIAGQGTAGLELVEDLPTVKLVLVPVGGGGLSAGVATAVKLLSPGTRVVGVEPAGAPKLTRARAEGRPVHLGQTKGLADGLLAVEVGTAPFAHHQAYVDDVVVVDDAALPPAMRALLDRMKLVAEPSGAITLAALREGLVAPAADGDTVCVLSGGNIEWPGLCSVLGAPDGSGAPAASGR, encoded by the coding sequence ATGACCACCACCGCGACTCCGCTCGTCACGCTGGACGCCCTCCGCGCGGCCGCCGCCGCGCTGCGCGGCGTGGCCGTGCGCACGCCGCTGCTGCCGGCCGACGACGTGGTGCCGCCCACCGCGGGCGGGCGCGTGTGGGTGAAGCCCGAGATGCTGCAGCGCGGCGGCGCGTTCAAGCTGCGCGGCGCCTACACCTTCCTGGCCGAGCTGCCGCCGGCGGCGCGGGCGCGCGGCGTGGTCGCGCCGTCGTCGGGGAACCACGCGCAGGCGGTGGCGCTGGCCGCGCGGCTGTTCGGCGTCCCGGCGACGGTCGTCATGCCGACCACCGTCACGCCGGCCAAGCGCGCGGGCGCCGAGCGGCTGGGCGCGCGCATCGAGCTGGCGGGGACGACGACGGCCGACCGCATGGGCCGCGCGATGGAGCTGGTGCGCGAGTCGGGCGCGGTGCTCGTGCCGCCCTACGACCACCCGACGATCATCGCGGGGCAGGGGACCGCGGGGCTGGAGCTCGTCGAGGACCTGCCGACGGTGAAGCTGGTGCTGGTGCCGGTGGGCGGCGGTGGGCTCAGCGCGGGCGTGGCGACGGCGGTGAAGCTGCTGTCGCCGGGGACGCGCGTGGTGGGCGTGGAGCCCGCGGGGGCGCCCAAGCTGACGCGCGCGCGCGCCGAGGGGCGCCCGGTGCACCTCGGGCAGACGAAGGGGCTGGCCGACGGGCTGCTCGCGGTGGAGGTGGGCACCGCGCCCTTCGCGCACCACCAGGCCTACGTCGACGACGTGGTGGTGGTGGACGACGCCGCGCTGCCGCCGGCGATGCGCGCGCTGCTGGACCGCATGAAGCTCGTCGCGGAGCCGAGCGGCGCGATCACGCTGGCGGCGCTGCGCGAGGGGCTGGTGGCGCCCGCCGCCGACGGCGACACGGTGTGCGTGCTGAGCGGGGGCAACATCGAGTGGCCGGGTCTGTGCAGCGTGCTGGGAGCGCCGGACGGCTCCGGCGCGCCCGCGGCCTCCGGCCGCTGA